A window of Micromonospora sp. WMMC415 genomic DNA:
CGTCGATGCGGCGGTACCCGGGGAGTTGGTCGGCCTTCTGCCCGTGCTCCCGGCCGCCCTGCCCGTTGCCCTGGCCCGTGAGGCAGCCGTACCCGGAGCCGGGCCGGCCCGGCAGGCCGAGAGCGAGCGCGAGGTTGACGTACCCGGTGACCGTGTCCACGCCCTTGGCGTGCTGCTCGGCGCCGCGCGCGGTCAGGATGACCACCCGCTCGCCGGTGCCCAGTGCCCGGGCGGTCGCCTCCAGATCCGCCACCGGCACCCCGGAGAGCGCCTCGGCGCGCGCCGGCCACCACGCGGCCACGGCCCGGCGGACCTCCTCGAAGCCGGTGGTCCGGGCGGCGATGTAGTCCTTGTCGACCAGGCCCGCGGTCACGGCGATGTGCAGCAGCGCGCTCGCCACCGCCAGGTCGGTGCCGGGCAGCGGTTGCAGGTGCAGATCGGCCAGGCGGGCGGTGGCGGTGACCCGGGGGTCGACCACGATCAGCTTCCCGCCGCGCTGGCGTTGCTCGGTCAGCCAGCGCACCAGCGGGGGCATCGTCTCGGCCGGGTTCGCGCCGACCAGCAGGAGGGTGTCGGCCCCGCCCAGGTCGGACAGCGGGAACGGCAGGCCCCGGTCGACGCCGAACGCGCGCATGCCGGCCGCCGCCGCCGAGGACATGCAGAACCGGCCGTTGTAGTCGATGTGCCGGGTCCGCAGCGCCACCCGGGCGAATTTGCCCAGCGCGTACGCCTTCTCGTTGGTGAGTCCGCCGCCGCCGAAGACGGCGACCGCGTCGCGGCCGTGTCCGGACTGGACGCCTCGGATTCCCTCGGCGACCCGGTCGAGGGCGGCGTCCCAGGTCGCCGGGCGTAGTTCGCCGCTGGCCGGGTCACGCAGCAGGGGACCGGTGAGCCGCTCGGGGTGGTCGAGCAGTTCGGCGGCGGTCCAGCCCTTCTGGCAGAGACCGCCCCGGTTGGTGGGGAACTGCCGGGGCAGCACCGCCACCCGGCCGTTCTCCTCCCGCAGCGTCATGCCGCACTGCAGGGCGCAGTACGGGCAGTGCGTCGCCGCCTCCCGGGGCGGGGGCCCCGGTGCAGTCGCAGGTCGCGCACCGTCTGTCATGCCCGAGAAGCGTGCCGCCGAGGGGTTTCCGGTCCGGGTCCCGTTTGTTTCGGTCCTGTCAAGAGCGGCTCACACCGCACCGGGGCAGCGGGCGGGCCGGCTTGGTCTAGAATGTGAGAAAAAATTCCCAGAAGTTGGGAGAGGCGATGAGTGTGGCGGAGGCGTTCGACGCCGTGGCGGGCCGGTACGACGAGGCCCGACGCCGGCTGGTGCCCTGCTTCGACCAGTTCTACGCAACGGCGGTCGAGGTGGCCGCGCCGCCGTTGCGCGCCGCGCTCGCGGCGGGGCGTACCCCCGAGGTGCTGGACCTGGGCGCCGGCACCGGGCTGCTCTCCCTGCTGGTCGCCGCGGCGGTGCCCGGGGTGCGGGTGACCGTCGTGGACGCCGCGCCGGCGATGCTGGCGGTCGCCGCGGACCATCTGCGGGCCGCCGGCGTGCCGCACCGCACGGTCCACGCCGACCTGGGTGACCCGATCCCGGCGGGCCGGTACGACGCCGTGGTCAGCGCGCTCGCGATCCATCACCTGGACGACGCCGACAAGCGGGCGCTGTACCGGCGGGCCGCCGCCGTGCTCGTCCCCGGTGGCGTGTTCGTCAACGCCGAGCAGGTCGCCGGCCCGACGCGGGAGCTGGACCGGCGCTACGACGAGGTGTGGGTCGCCCAGGCCACCGCGCTCGGCTCGGACGACGCGGAGATCGCGGCCGCGCGGGAACGGATGGCGTACGACCGGCCGGCGCCCGTCGCCGCCCAGTGCGCCTGGCTGGTCGAGGCGGGCCTGGTCGACGTGGACTGCTTCTTCAAGGCGTGGCGGTTCGCGGTGTTCGGCGGCCGGGTGCCGGTGTGACCGTGAGTCCGGTCTGACCGGTTTGTCGACCGGCGTCACGAGGGATGACTGTCGGTCACACCGCTGGGTAATCTGGTCGGCATGACTGCCAAGGTGACCCTGTCGTTCTCGGACGAGACGATCGAGGAGGCCCGGCGGTTCGCCAAGCGCGAGGGACTGTCCCTGTCCGCCTGGATGGACCAGGCCGCCCGGGAGAAGGCGCTGCGCGAGGTCTTCTCGGCGCACGCCGCCGCCGTCGGCCGGGCCGGGATCGACCTGGAGTCCGCCGCCCTCGCCGACGATCGCGAGGTGGGCATGGTCGACGACCTGCTCTTCGGCGGGCGTCCGCGTGCTGCGTAGGGGTGAGGTCTGGCGCGTCTCCGGCGCCCGTGAACGACTGGGGCTGATCATCAGTTCCGACGTGTACAACTCGACCGCGGTGCCGATCGTGATCGTGGCGGAGGTCGTCGAGACCGCGCTGCTGCGCGACTCGCCCCTGGCCGTCGAGATGGGGGACCGGGTGGTGATGCCCGACCGGCTCTCCTCCCCGATGAAGAAGTGGTTCACCGAGTGCGTGGACGTCGCCGACGCGGAGACCATGCAACGGGTCGGCCGCGCGCTGCGCATCCTGCAACAGCTCTGACGCGCTCTCTTTCTCACGGACGGTCATCCGGCTTTCTCACGGACGGTCATCCGGCCCGGTGCGATCACCGTTGCCTGCCCGACCTCGTCGACGAAACGCTCCGGTAACGGCGGCTATCTAGCTTTCGGCCAGGATCGCTCGACACCGGCCGGACCGGTGGGTCGTGCGAGCCACGACATGGACCGGCCGGAAGGAGCGCCTGATGACGACGACGAGCGTGCCCGAGACGACAGCGGAGGAGATCGACCTGCAACGCCGGCCGGGCCGGTGGATCGGGCACTGGGCCCCGGAGGACGGCCACTTCTGGCGGACCGTCGGCCGGGGGATCGCCCGGCGCAACCTCATCTACTCGATCTTCGCCGAGCACATCGGCTTCTCCGTCTGGTTGCTCTGGAGCATCGTCGTCGTCCGGCTCGACGACGTCGGCTGGACGTTGACCACCAGCCAGGCGCTCTGGCTGACCGCCGTGCCCAGCGGTGTCGGCGCGCTGCTGCGGCTGCCGTACACGTTCGCGGTGCCGGTCTTCGGCGGCCGCAACTGGACCATCGTCTCGGCCCTGCTGCTGATCATCCCGTGCGCGGGCCTGGCCTGGGCGGTCCAGCATCCCGAGATCGGGTTCGTGCCGCTGCTGCTGATCGCCGCCACGGCCGGCTTCGGCGGCGGCAACTTCGCCTCCAGCATGGCGAACATCTCGTTCTTCTATCCGGAACGCGAGAAGGGCTGGGCGCTCGGCCTGAACGCGGCCGGCGGCAACATCGGCGTCGCGGTGGTGCAGTTCCTGGTGCCCCAGGTGATCGTGCTCGGTGGCGGGCTCGCGCTGGCCCGGGCCGGTCTGATGTACATCCCGCTCGCGGTGATCGCGGCGGTCTGCGCGTACCTGTTCATGGACAACCTGGTCGAGGCCAAGGCGGACGTCCGGCCGGTCTGGTCGTCGCTGCGGCACCGGGACACCTGGGTCATGTCGTTCCTGTACATCGGCACCTTCGGCTCGTTCATCGGCTACTCGGCGGCCTTCCCGACCCTGCTCAACGGCGTGTTCGGTCGGCCGGACATCGCGCTGAGCTGGGCGTTCCTGGGCGCGGCGGTGGGTTCGATCTGCCGGCCGTTCGGCGGCCGCCTCTCCGACGTCATCGGCGGCGCGCGCATCACCGTGGCCAGCTTCGTCCTGATGGCCGGCGGGGCGTACCTGGCGCTGTGGTCGGTGCAGGAGCGCCGGCTGGGCGTCTTCTTCCTG
This region includes:
- a CDS encoding DUF6364 family protein translates to MTAKVTLSFSDETIEEARRFAKREGLSLSAWMDQAAREKALREVFSAHAAAVGRAGIDLESAALADDREVGMVDDLLFGGRPRAA
- a CDS encoding type II toxin-antitoxin system PemK/MazF family toxin yields the protein MLRRGEVWRVSGARERLGLIISSDVYNSTAVPIVIVAEVVETALLRDSPLAVEMGDRVVMPDRLSSPMKKWFTECVDVADAETMQRVGRALRILQQL
- a CDS encoding NarK family nitrate/nitrite MFS transporter: MTTTSVPETTAEEIDLQRRPGRWIGHWAPEDGHFWRTVGRGIARRNLIYSIFAEHIGFSVWLLWSIVVVRLDDVGWTLTTSQALWLTAVPSGVGALLRLPYTFAVPVFGGRNWTIVSALLLIIPCAGLAWAVQHPEIGFVPLLLIAATAGFGGGNFASSMANISFFYPEREKGWALGLNAAGGNIGVAVVQFLVPQVIVLGGGLALARAGLMYIPLAVIAAVCAYLFMDNLVEAKADVRPVWSSLRHRDTWVMSFLYIGTFGSFIGYSAAFPTLLNGVFGRPDIALSWAFLGAAVGSICRPFGGRLSDVIGGARITVASFVLMAGGAYLALWSVQERRLGVFFLAFMLLFVATGIGNGSTYRMISRIFQVKGEDLGGTPEIMLAMRRQAAGALGIISSVGAFGGFLVPICYAWAKSTYGGIQPALRFYVGFFLVMIVVTWAAYLRPGARMARARV
- a CDS encoding class I SAM-dependent methyltransferase, which encodes MSVAEAFDAVAGRYDEARRRLVPCFDQFYATAVEVAAPPLRAALAAGRTPEVLDLGAGTGLLSLLVAAAVPGVRVTVVDAAPAMLAVAADHLRAAGVPHRTVHADLGDPIPAGRYDAVVSALAIHHLDDADKRALYRRAAAVLVPGGVFVNAEQVAGPTRELDRRYDEVWVAQATALGSDDAEIAAARERMAYDRPAPVAAQCAWLVEAGLVDVDCFFKAWRFAVFGGRVPV